TCCTTAAAGAAATAATCAAGCAAATCTTTTGTGCTTAAGTTTTTAGTCGCTTTAAATTGAAGAAAAATTTCTTTTTTAGAAATGAACTTAAAAAAACGTTCAATATTATTTTTTTCTTTTGGAAAACTTTTTTTAAATTCATTAATTGTGTCAAAATAATTTTTTCTAATGTAAGTAATTGAATCAGGTAGGATTATTTTATCAGCCGGATCAAATTGATTAAATTTTATTATATTGGTTAGATCGAGTTCTTTAATAATTTGGTTTAGCGATCCATGTTTTATCCCGCCAATATAGTGGATAGATGTGTCAAATTTATAACCTTTTCGCGTGAAAGAAGTGCAATAGCCACCTGCCATTGAGTGTTTTTCAACAATTAACACTTTCAACCCAGCTTTAGCAAGATAACACCCGCAAGTAAGGCCCCCGATTCCCGCTCCAATTATTACTACATCGTATTTGTTTTTCATTTTATATGTTTAACTGCTTCTATGCTATTTTTGCGAATAGAACGTTTGCCTTTTTCCGCTGGATAACCAAAGGTCAGAATTGCTATTAATTCTTTATCGGTTTTAAGTAGTTTATTAATTCCTTCTTTGCAAAATAGAGGAGTGTCAAGCCAGCAGGAGCCAATTCCACAAGATTCAGCACCAAGAATCATATTTTGGATGGCCGCAGAAATTGCGCTAAATTCAGCCTTCTTGATTATGCCTGAAAACCTTGAGTAAATTTCTTTAAATCTATTTTTCATTTTATCCATATCTCCGGAATTATATACTGCAATTGTAACAGGAGCTGACTTAATTATATTTGATGCGGAGTGAAGTAA
This genomic interval from Candidatus Omnitrophota bacterium contains the following:
- a CDS encoding nitroreductase family protein — its product is MKTDVLKLIKERATVRKYKNKSIPKKILDKIIEAGIWGPSVPSFLRIQPWFFVVITNKSIKKQLSEIVLKKSKNSGAGVNILLHSASNIIKSAPVTIAVYNSGDMDKMKNRFKEIYSRFSGIIKKAEFSAISAAIQNMILGAESCGIGSCWLDTPLFCKEGINKLLKTDKELIAILTFGYPAEKGKRSIRKNSIEAVKHIK